The following proteins are co-located in the Pelecanus crispus isolate bPelCri1 chromosome 5, bPelCri1.pri, whole genome shotgun sequence genome:
- the B3GALT2 gene encoding beta-1,3-galactosyltransferase 2: MLQWRRRHCCFAKMTWNTKRSLFRTHLIGLISLVFLFAMFLFFNHHDWLPGRAGFKENPMAYTIRGFRSTKSETNHSSLRNVWKDAVPQTLRPQTVTNSNNTDLSLQGVTGLENTLSANGSIYNEKGTGHPTSYYFKYIINEPEKCQEKTPFLILLIAAEPGQVEARQAIRQTWGNESLTPGIQIIRIFLLGLSIKVNGYLQRTILEESRQYHDIIQQEYFDTYYNLTIKTLMGMNWVASYCPRVPYVMKTDSDMFVNTEYLIHKLLKPELPPRHKYFTGYLMRGYAPNRNKDSKWYMPPDLYPSERYPVFCSGTGYVFSGDLAEKIFKVSLSIRRLHLEDVYVGICLAKLRIDPMPPPNEFVFNHWRVSYSSCKYSHLITSHQFQPSELIKYWNHLQQNKHNACANAAKEKAGRYRHRKLH; this comes from the coding sequence ATGCTTCAGTGGAGGAGACGacactgctgctttgcaaagaTGACCTGGAATACCAAAAGGTCTCTGTTTCGCACCCATCTTATTGGCCTGATCTCTCTCGTGTTTCTTTTTGCtatgtttctgttctttaatcATCACGACTggctgccaggcagggctggattCAAAGAAAATCCCATGGCTTACACTATACGAGGATTTAGATCTACAAAAAGCGAGACAAACCACAGCTCTCTAAGGAACGTGTGGAAAGACGCCGTACCTCAGACGCTCAGGCCTCAAACAGTCACCAACTCCAACAACACAGATCTGTCACTGCAAGGAGTAACTGGTTTGGAAAATACACTCAGTGCCAATGGAAGTATTTACAACGAAAAAGGCACTGGGCATCCAACTTCttattatttcaaatacatCATCAACGAgcctgagaaatgccaagagaAAACCCCTTTTCTAATATTGCTCATAGCTGCAGAGCCAGGCCAGGTAGAAGCTAGACAAGCTATTCGACAAACTTGGGGTAACGAAAGTCTGACACCTGGCATCCAAATCATTCGTATTTTTTTGCTGGGGTTAAGCATCAAGGTAAATGGATACCTCCAGCGTACCATACTAGAGGAAAGCAGACAGTACCACGACATCATTCAACAAGAATACTTCGACACCTACTATAATTTAACCATTAAAACTCTGATGGGAATGAACTGGGTTGCATCTTATTGTCCACGTGTTCCATATGTTATGAAAACTGACAGTGACATGTTCGTCAATACTGAATATTTAATACACAAGCTTCTGAAACCAGAACTTCCTCCGAGGCACAAGTATTTCACAGGTTATTTAATGAGAGGTTATGCACCTAATAGGAACAAGGATAGCAAGTGGTATATGCCACCTGATTTGTATCCAAGTGAACGTTATCCTGTATTCTGCTCTGGAACTGGGTATGTTTTTTCTGGAGATTTAGcagaaaaaatctttaaagtCTCCTTAAGCATCAGACGTTTACATTTGGAGGATGTATACGTGGGTATCTGTCTTGCCAAGCTGCGAATTGACCCTATGCCTCCACCCAATGAGTTTGTCTTCAATCACTGGCGAGTTTCTTACTCCAGCTGTAAATATAGCCACCTCATTACCTCCCATCAGTTCCAACCTAGTGAACTGATCAAATACTGGAACCACTTACAACAAAATAAGCACAATGCCTGTGCCAATGCAGCgaaagaaaaagcaggcagGTATCGCCATCGCAAACTGCACTAG